One window of Salegentibacter sp. Hel_I_6 genomic DNA carries:
- a CDS encoding YebC/PmpR family DNA-binding transcriptional regulator, whose translation MAGHSKWANIKHRKGAQDKKRAKQFTRAIKEISVAVKEGGGPDPESNPALRNAISNAKGINMPKDTIERAIKKASGADADNYELVTFEGYGPNGIAFFIECTTDNTNRTVASVRSTFSKNGGNLGTNGSLEFLFDKKGVFTIEREKIEMNLEEFELELIEGGASKIEKDEDFITIYTAFTDFGLMSSKLEALEIEVKSSEVQRIPMNTVELPVEDAKKILDLAEKFEEDDDVQNVYHNLEISDELVEEMEKEA comes from the coding sequence ATGGCCGGACATAGCAAATGGGCGAATATAAAACACCGAAAAGGTGCGCAAGACAAGAAACGTGCAAAACAATTTACTCGTGCTATAAAAGAAATTAGCGTTGCGGTAAAAGAAGGCGGCGGGCCAGATCCTGAATCCAATCCTGCGCTTCGTAATGCAATTTCTAATGCCAAGGGTATAAACATGCCCAAAGACACCATAGAACGCGCTATAAAGAAGGCCAGCGGCGCTGATGCCGATAATTATGAACTGGTAACCTTTGAAGGCTACGGCCCTAACGGAATCGCTTTTTTTATTGAATGTACTACCGATAATACAAATAGAACCGTCGCTTCAGTTCGCTCAACCTTTTCTAAAAACGGCGGAAACCTGGGGACTAACGGTTCACTGGAATTCCTTTTTGATAAAAAAGGTGTTTTTACCATCGAAAGAGAAAAGATCGAAATGAATCTTGAAGAGTTTGAGTTGGAACTTATTGAAGGTGGCGCATCAAAAATTGAGAAAGATGAAGACTTTATTACCATCTATACCGCTTTTACTGACTTTGGATTAATGTCTTCAAAACTTGAAGCGCTGGAAATTGAAGTTAAATCTTCTGAAGTGCAGCGAATTCCCATGAATACTGTTGAATTACCCGTAGAAGACGCTAAAAAAATTCTTGATTTAGCTGAAAAGTTTGAAGAAGATGATGATGTTCAAAACGTTTATCACAATCTGGAAATTTCCGATGAATTGGTTGAAGAAATGGAAAAAGAAGCTTAA
- a CDS encoding sugar MFS transporter, translated as MAAETATNKNNTSRSIVIIGVLFFIFGFVTWLNSVLIPFLKTASQLNNFESYLVAFASYISYFVMAIPSAWVLKKTGFKNGMSLGLVVMAIGALIFIPAAISRTYAMFLFGLFVQGTGLALLQSAANPYITILGPIESAAKRISIMGICNKVAGALAPIIFGAILLKNMDAVEARLEGMGAVAKAAELDKLASLVITPYVIMAVILVGLSVLIYYSALPEIETDGEDDTLAAANKSKTSVLQFPNLLFGTLAMFLYVGVEVIAGDTVISYARDAHNISTDVAKYFTTYTLIAMIIGYLIGTVAIPKYISQQKALQISGILGIILGLCAIFTDGYISVLCISLLGLANALVFPAIWPLALHGLGRFAKMGSSFLIMALAGGAILPLIYGYLADTFDPQSAYWIVIPSYLYIWYFAAKGHKVK; from the coding sequence ATGGCTGCTGAAACCGCAACTAACAAGAACAACACCAGTAGATCTATCGTTATAATTGGTGTACTTTTTTTCATCTTTGGATTTGTAACCTGGTTAAATTCTGTTCTCATTCCTTTTCTAAAAACTGCCAGTCAATTAAATAATTTTGAATCCTATCTTGTTGCCTTTGCTTCATATATTTCCTATTTCGTGATGGCAATACCTTCTGCATGGGTACTGAAAAAAACAGGTTTTAAAAATGGAATGTCTCTTGGTCTTGTAGTTATGGCGATTGGAGCTTTAATTTTTATTCCCGCCGCGATATCCAGAACCTACGCGATGTTCCTATTCGGTTTATTTGTCCAGGGAACCGGTTTGGCTTTACTCCAATCTGCGGCAAATCCATATATCACTATTCTAGGTCCTATTGAAAGTGCGGCTAAACGAATTAGTATCATGGGTATTTGTAATAAGGTAGCCGGTGCTTTAGCTCCAATTATTTTTGGTGCGATTTTATTGAAAAATATGGATGCTGTAGAAGCCAGGCTTGAAGGAATGGGCGCAGTAGCAAAAGCAGCAGAATTAGATAAACTCGCTTCTCTTGTAATTACACCTTATGTTATAATGGCAGTGATATTAGTAGGTCTTTCTGTGCTTATTTACTATTCTGCACTTCCTGAAATTGAAACCGATGGAGAAGATGATACGCTCGCTGCTGCTAATAAAAGTAAAACCAGTGTGCTTCAGTTTCCAAATTTGTTATTTGGTACTCTGGCCATGTTCCTTTATGTAGGGGTGGAAGTTATTGCGGGAGATACCGTAATTAGCTACGCACGTGATGCGCACAATATTTCTACAGATGTCGCCAAATACTTTACCACTTACACTTTAATTGCAATGATTATTGGTTACTTAATTGGTACGGTAGCCATTCCAAAATATATTAGTCAGCAAAAAGCATTGCAAATTTCAGGAATTCTAGGAATCATCCTCGGACTTTGTGCAATTTTTACCGATGGGTATATTTCAGTGCTTTGTATTTCACTTTTAGGTTTAGCAAATGCTCTGGTATTTCCCGCAATTTGGCCACTGGCACTTCATGGATTAGGTAGATTTGCAAAAATGGGCTCTTCGTTCTTAATTATGGCTCTTGCCGGGGGAGCTATTTTACCGCTTATTTACGGCTACCTGGCAGATACTTTTGATCCGCAGTCTGCTTACTGGATTGTAATCCCAAGTTATCTGTACATCTGGTATTTCGCTGCAAAAGGACATAAGGTAAAGTAA
- a CDS encoding sodium:proton antiporter produces the protein MLELASLVILGILAQWLAWKIKTPAILPLILIGLLVGPISTLISEDGTKWVEPIWNGSEGLFPGESLFYFVSLAISVILFEGGLTLRKSEVGNIGPVILKLISVGTIVTFLGAGLAAHFIFDLSWQISFLFSALIIVTGPTVISPILRNIPLKTHVSSILKWEGILIDPIGALISVLMFEFIRVEGGQDFTQTALIEFGKILLFGFTFGFTFAHLLAFLIKRQIIPHYLLNVFILATVLGVFVLADTFAHESGLLAVVIMGMVMGNQKLPNIKELLYFKESLSVLLISILFILLAANIEIEELLLVFNWNSLILFGVVVLLIRPIGVVLSSIGSGLKINEMAFISWVGPRGIVAAGIASLFGLRLAREGIQGAEYITPLVFMIVLCSVLLNAATARLFARLVGVFIKDSQGILIIGASSIARLIGKYLQDNKRHVVLLDNNGDNIKKSREIGIDAIEGSVYSDDLMNNIELNDIGYVMALTGNSDINKTAISKFKKQFGENGSFRVITSDEMNNPELNPTEGLFSHTDDYIKLTEVSRKFPKIHEVTLNSKEHYEGLIEISKTDPDIVPLFVKNGEGNLTIIPSHSSEVDIQENNQLVYLGKKIQREEKLEEDYEEIVDSDKD, from the coding sequence ATGTTAGAACTTGCAAGTTTGGTAATTTTGGGAATCCTTGCCCAATGGTTGGCCTGGAAGATTAAAACCCCTGCAATTTTACCGCTTATTTTAATTGGTCTTTTAGTTGGGCCAATCTCAACTTTAATAAGTGAGGACGGCACCAAGTGGGTAGAACCAATTTGGAATGGTTCTGAAGGGCTGTTCCCCGGGGAAAGTTTATTCTATTTTGTCTCCCTGGCTATTTCAGTAATTCTTTTTGAAGGCGGTTTAACCCTTAGAAAAAGTGAAGTAGGAAATATTGGCCCGGTGATCCTGAAACTAATTAGTGTGGGTACAATAGTCACTTTTCTTGGAGCAGGTTTGGCAGCGCATTTTATATTTGATCTTTCCTGGCAAATTTCATTTCTATTTTCAGCACTGATTATTGTAACGGGACCTACCGTTATTTCTCCTATTCTTAGAAATATACCTCTTAAGACCCATGTTTCTTCCATTTTAAAATGGGAAGGAATTCTTATAGATCCTATTGGTGCATTGATTTCTGTATTAATGTTTGAATTTATTAGGGTAGAAGGTGGGCAGGACTTTACCCAGACGGCACTCATAGAGTTTGGTAAGATCTTGTTATTTGGCTTTACCTTCGGCTTTACTTTTGCCCACTTACTGGCTTTTTTAATTAAAAGGCAAATTATTCCGCATTATTTGCTCAATGTTTTCATTCTTGCAACCGTTTTAGGGGTTTTTGTACTGGCAGATACCTTTGCTCATGAAAGCGGACTATTGGCGGTGGTGATTATGGGAATGGTAATGGGAAATCAAAAATTACCCAATATTAAGGAATTACTATATTTCAAAGAATCTCTTAGCGTTTTATTGATTTCGATACTTTTCATACTACTTGCAGCAAATATTGAAATTGAAGAACTTTTACTGGTTTTTAACTGGAATTCACTTATACTTTTTGGGGTTGTGGTGTTACTAATTAGACCCATTGGTGTTGTATTAAGTTCAATAGGTTCTGGGTTGAAAATTAACGAAATGGCCTTTATAAGCTGGGTGGGACCACGAGGTATTGTGGCAGCAGGAATTGCGTCTCTTTTCGGTTTAAGACTCGCGAGAGAAGGCATCCAAGGTGCAGAATATATTACACCATTGGTATTTATGATCGTGCTTTGTTCAGTTTTATTAAATGCTGCAACAGCGAGACTTTTTGCAAGGTTGGTAGGTGTTTTTATTAAGGATTCCCAGGGAATTTTAATTATAGGCGCTTCTTCTATCGCAAGGTTGATAGGAAAATATTTACAGGATAATAAGCGCCACGTGGTTTTGCTCGATAATAATGGTGATAATATAAAGAAATCCAGAGAAATTGGTATTGATGCTATAGAAGGCAGTGTTTATTCAGATGACCTTATGAATAATATTGAATTAAACGATATAGGTTATGTAATGGCACTAACGGGAAATAGCGATATTAATAAAACAGCAATTTCAAAATTTAAAAAGCAATTTGGTGAGAACGGATCATTTAGGGTAATTACCAGCGATGAAATGAATAATCCTGAGTTAAACCCTACAGAAGGTCTTTTTTCACATACCGATGATTATATTAAACTTACCGAAGTTTCCAGGAAGTTCCCAAAAATTCACGAGGTAACTTTAAACAGTAAAGAACACTATGAAGGTCTTATTGAAATTTCTAAAACAGACCCGGATATTGTACCACTTTTTGTAAAAAATGGAGAAGGAAATTTAACTATAATTCCATCACATAGTTCTGAAGTAGATATTCAGGAAAATAATCAGCTGGTTTATTTAGGAAAGAAAATTCAGCGGGAAGAAAAGCTTGAAGAGGATTATGAAGAAATTGTAGATAGTGATAAGGATTAA
- a CDS encoding addiction module protein produces MDLVNRKYNLIQELTKVKDERVIENIEKILCPDITTSQKEELDNRIKSFEKNPENLSDWDSFKETW; encoded by the coding sequence ATGGATCTTGTAAATAGAAAATATAACTTAATTCAAGAGCTCACTAAAGTTAAAGATGAGCGGGTTATAGAAAATATTGAAAAAATTCTATGTCCTGATATTACAACTTCGCAAAAAGAAGAACTCGATAATAGAATAAAAAGCTTTGAAAAAAATCCCGAAAATCTTTCAGATTGGGATAGTTTTAAAGAAACCTGGTAA
- the lepA gene encoding translation elongation factor 4 — protein MKHIRNFCIIAHIDHGKSTLADRLLDFTGSVTDREKQEQLLDSMDLERERGITIKSHAIQMDYEYEGEKYVLNLIDTPGHVDFSYEVSRSIAACEGALLVVDAAQSIQAQTISNLYLALENDLEIIPVLNKVDLPSANPEVVSDDIVDLLGCEHSDIIPASAKTGLGIEEILAAIIKRVPPPSGKVDAPLRALIFDSVYNPFRGVETYFRVINGSIKKGQNIKFVATDKNYFADEVGTLRLKQFPRQEIKTGDVGYLITGIKDAREVKVGDTITDAKNPTTEAVAGFEDVKPMVFAGIYPVDTEDYEELRSSMEKLQLNDASLVFLPESSAALGFGFRCGFLGMLHLEIIQERLEREFDMTVITTVPNVSYNAFTNKNPDDLILVNNPSDLPEPSSLNRVEEPYIKATIITKSDYVGNVMSLCIEKRGEITNQTYLTTERVELSFDMPLAEIVFDFYDRLKTVSRGYASFDYSPIGMRQSKLVKVDVLLNGNIVDALSALLHVDNAYDIGKKMCEKLKELIPRQQFDIPIQAAIGAKIIARETVKALRKDVTAKCYGGDISRKRKLLEKQKKGKKRMRQVGNVEIPQEAFMAVLKLND, from the coding sequence ATGAAACATATAAGAAACTTCTGTATAATCGCCCATATTGACCACGGAAAAAGTACCCTGGCAGACCGTTTACTGGATTTCACCGGTTCTGTAACCGATCGTGAAAAGCAGGAGCAGCTCCTTGATAGTATGGACCTTGAACGTGAGCGTGGAATTACTATTAAAAGTCACGCGATACAGATGGATTATGAATACGAAGGCGAAAAATATGTTTTGAACCTTATCGATACTCCGGGCCACGTAGATTTTTCTTACGAAGTTTCCCGTTCTATCGCAGCTTGCGAAGGCGCTTTATTAGTTGTAGATGCAGCACAGAGTATACAGGCACAAACTATTTCTAACCTTTATCTTGCCCTGGAAAACGATTTGGAGATTATTCCGGTGCTTAACAAAGTAGATTTGCCAAGTGCCAATCCAGAAGTTGTGAGTGACGATATCGTAGATCTTCTTGGGTGTGAACATTCAGATATTATCCCCGCCAGCGCAAAAACCGGCCTGGGAATTGAAGAAATACTTGCCGCTATTATTAAAAGAGTTCCGCCACCAAGCGGAAAAGTAGACGCCCCTTTAAGAGCTTTGATCTTTGATTCGGTTTACAACCCATTTCGAGGTGTAGAAACTTATTTTAGAGTAATAAACGGATCTATTAAAAAAGGGCAGAACATAAAATTTGTTGCTACAGATAAAAATTATTTTGCAGACGAGGTAGGAACGTTACGTTTAAAGCAATTCCCAAGGCAGGAAATTAAAACCGGTGATGTAGGATACCTTATCACTGGAATTAAAGATGCGCGGGAAGTAAAAGTAGGTGATACTATTACCGATGCTAAAAACCCAACTACAGAAGCAGTAGCCGGTTTTGAAGATGTAAAACCTATGGTATTTGCCGGGATTTACCCCGTAGATACCGAGGATTATGAAGAACTACGTAGCTCTATGGAAAAGCTTCAGTTAAACGATGCTTCATTAGTATTTTTGCCTGAAAGTTCTGCTGCATTAGGCTTTGGTTTCCGTTGCGGATTTTTAGGAATGCTTCACCTTGAGATTATTCAGGAGCGATTGGAGCGAGAATTTGATATGACGGTAATTACTACTGTGCCTAACGTATCTTATAATGCATTTACCAATAAAAATCCAGATGATCTGATACTGGTTAATAACCCGTCGGACCTTCCGGAACCTTCTTCTTTAAATCGTGTAGAAGAGCCTTATATAAAAGCCACCATTATCACCAAATCTGATTATGTAGGGAATGTGATGTCACTTTGTATTGAAAAACGAGGAGAAATCACTAATCAAACCTACCTAACCACAGAGCGTGTAGAGCTTTCTTTTGATATGCCTTTGGCAGAAATTGTTTTTGATTTCTACGATAGGCTAAAAACTGTTTCTCGAGGCTACGCTTCTTTCGATTATTCGCCAATAGGAATGCGCCAGTCAAAACTGGTGAAAGTAGATGTTTTACTAAACGGAAATATAGTTGATGCGCTCTCTGCCCTACTTCACGTAGATAATGCCTACGATATTGGGAAGAAAATGTGTGAAAAACTAAAAGAATTAATTCCAAGGCAACAATTTGATATTCCAATTCAGGCAGCTATTGGGGCTAAAATAATTGCCCGTGAAACCGTAAAAGCACTTAGAAAAGATGTTACCGCAAAATGTTACGGGGGTGATATTTCCCGTAAAAGAAAACTTCTTGAAAAGCAGAAAAAAGGTAAAAAACGTATGCGCCAGGTAGGAAATGTGGAAATCCCACAGGAAGCATTTATGGCGGTATTAAAGCTGAATGATTAG
- a CDS encoding cation:proton antiporter, with protein MNEFLEILQHEFELPLSNPVLVFSLILLIILISPVLLRKINIPGIIVLIISGIIIGPFGTGLLEQNTAIDLFSKIGLLYIMFIAGLELDMNQFKVNRNKSFLFGFFTFAIPLIIGFPVCFYLLGYDFNASFLTASMFATHTLIAYPIVSKAGVAKNEAIAITVGGTILTDTAVLIILAVIMGNAQDGGLTMDFWIRLVVSLTIFCAIMFYLVPKIAKWFFTRLEKEKHSHYIFVLTVVFLAAFLAELAGVEDIIGAFLAGLALNRLIPHSSALMNRIEFMGNSLFIPFFLISVGMLVDISVILSGYMAIVVALTLSAVAISGKWIAAYFTQLAFKYSASQRKVIFGLSSGHAAATLAVILVGYNAEIIDKNILNGTIILILITSIVATFATEKAAIRLAKENQTVDPEAIKNSENYKKEKILLPLANITNFDKLLEFSILIKDKNSDHPVSILSVVPNDEEAEVNIAQAENKLEDFVKQASASETDVEVTATIDQDVANGIARKSRELIADFMVLGWPTSSTDANDIIGDKMAGIIRGTRNTIFICETHTPWATHERLVVAASPRSSEMAGFELWVKKVIKFSEELSIPITLYCDTTTQVAIEKLAEKLKLKAPFEFQEFNNWEDFLIISKNLKPEDIIMLISARSGAIAHRGILEEIPLKMATYFRENTKIIVYPQEK; from the coding sequence ATGAACGAATTTCTGGAAATTCTGCAACATGAATTTGAATTACCTTTAAGCAATCCCGTACTGGTTTTTTCACTTATTCTGCTTATAATTCTTATTTCACCGGTTTTATTGCGAAAAATAAATATCCCCGGAATAATTGTTTTAATTATTTCAGGAATTATTATTGGACCTTTTGGTACGGGTCTACTTGAGCAAAATACTGCCATAGATCTTTTCTCAAAGATAGGTTTACTATACATCATGTTTATTGCCGGTTTAGAGCTGGATATGAACCAGTTCAAGGTAAACCGAAATAAAAGTTTTCTTTTCGGGTTTTTTACATTCGCAATACCTTTAATAATAGGCTTTCCGGTGTGTTTTTACTTATTGGGTTACGATTTTAATGCCAGTTTTTTAACGGCCAGTATGTTCGCAACTCATACCCTTATTGCTTACCCAATTGTAAGCAAAGCTGGGGTAGCTAAAAATGAAGCTATTGCAATTACCGTTGGAGGTACCATCCTTACCGATACTGCTGTGCTTATTATCCTTGCCGTTATTATGGGCAATGCACAGGATGGCGGACTTACCATGGATTTTTGGATTCGACTGGTAGTCTCGCTCACTATTTTTTGTGCGATTATGTTTTACCTGGTTCCCAAAATCGCAAAATGGTTTTTTACACGCCTTGAAAAAGAAAAACATTCGCACTATATATTTGTACTAACCGTGGTATTTCTAGCCGCTTTTTTAGCAGAATTAGCTGGTGTAGAAGATATCATTGGCGCTTTCCTTGCAGGCTTAGCATTAAACCGATTAATCCCGCATTCTTCTGCGCTTATGAACCGTATTGAATTTATGGGGAACTCCCTGTTTATTCCTTTTTTCCTGATAAGTGTTGGGATGCTGGTAGATATTAGCGTGATACTAAGTGGTTATATGGCCATTGTTGTAGCCCTAACCCTATCTGCGGTTGCAATTTCAGGAAAATGGATAGCAGCTTATTTTACCCAGTTGGCATTTAAATATTCTGCTTCCCAGCGAAAAGTGATTTTTGGTTTGAGCAGTGGTCACGCTGCAGCTACACTTGCTGTAATTCTAGTGGGCTATAATGCCGAAATTATTGATAAAAATATCCTTAACGGAACAATTATTTTAATTCTTATCACTTCTATAGTCGCCACTTTTGCTACAGAAAAAGCAGCCATTAGACTTGCAAAAGAAAATCAAACAGTAGATCCTGAAGCCATTAAAAATTCAGAGAATTATAAAAAAGAAAAAATTCTTTTGCCTTTAGCCAACATCACGAATTTTGATAAGCTTTTAGAGTTTTCAATACTTATTAAAGACAAAAATTCAGATCATCCTGTCTCTATTTTATCGGTGGTTCCTAATGATGAAGAAGCCGAAGTAAACATTGCGCAAGCCGAGAATAAACTCGAGGATTTTGTAAAACAGGCCTCGGCTTCTGAAACCGATGTTGAGGTAACCGCCACTATAGACCAGGATGTAGCTAATGGAATTGCTCGTAAATCCCGTGAATTAATAGCCGATTTTATGGTTTTGGGCTGGCCAACAAGCTCTACCGATGCCAATGATATAATTGGTGATAAGATGGCAGGAATCATTCGGGGTACGCGAAATACAATATTTATTTGCGAAACCCATACTCCCTGGGCTACTCACGAAAGATTAGTGGTAGCCGCATCCCCAAGATCTTCTGAAATGGCAGGTTTTGAGCTTTGGGTGAAGAAGGTGATTAAATTCTCTGAAGAGCTTAGTATTCCCATTACATTATATTGCGATACCACAACCCAGGTGGCTATAGAAAAACTGGCAGAAAAGCTCAAGTTAAAGGCTCCGTTTGAATTTCAGGAATTTAATAATTGGGAAGATTTTCTAATTATTTCTAAAAACCTTAAACCAGAAGATATTATTATGCTTATTTCTGCTCGTTCTGGAGCTATTGCCCACCGGGGAATCCTGGAGGAAATTCCATTAAAAATGGCGACCTATTTTAGAGAAAATACTAAAATTATTGTCTATCCGCAGGAAAAATAA
- a CDS encoding cation:proton antiporter, which produces MEELNILNLLIILFSAWIGGSAAKKLGYPAILGELIIGIILGPALLGLLETSEMINVLAEVGIILLMVYIGMEINFRDLGKASWPGLLAAVGGFIVPFVLGYYTIIYFGGTQMAAIFVAIAVAVTSLATKSRILVDLKLLNTRIAYVLMAGALISDTLALVIFAGIISYVDAGSIDTLGLAWVAGKAILFFIFTALAGIYLLPLLGKYLMKANINSRTLHFTLILIIVLGFSELAEVAGLHSILGAFMAGLFIRDGVFNRQISKDINHIFHDISIGFLAPIFFVSAGFNVTLEVFQTDLAMLIVVTLMAMVGKIVGTALFYLPSGYGWREGITVGTGMNGRGAVEIIIAGIGLQMGIITSEIFSILVFMAIFTTLTVPLFLTWTTTWLRNRGELVHQESREGYIILGANPLGLYLAKHLKDKNEVLIIDANREMVAEAKNQGFDSMYGNVLKEETLEDAKAIEKGTFIALTGNSEINFLAAQLADDAFYIPKKIVLVSPSETGADVDMLDKINATSLFANKTELKPWARKITNGDFEEKTQTIKEEISTRDWVKKHKDDKNSILPFFVINAEGVKRPFHYNDIIEENEKVLYLE; this is translated from the coding sequence ATGGAAGAATTAAACATTCTAAATCTCCTAATCATTTTATTTAGTGCCTGGATAGGTGGCTCAGCTGCTAAAAAATTAGGATACCCGGCAATTTTAGGTGAACTTATTATTGGAATTATTCTGGGACCGGCCCTTTTAGGTCTGCTGGAAACCTCTGAAATGATCAATGTGCTAGCAGAGGTTGGTATTATTCTTCTCATGGTTTACATTGGCATGGAAATTAACTTTAGAGACCTAGGAAAGGCTTCCTGGCCTGGACTTTTAGCCGCTGTGGGTGGGTTTATAGTACCTTTTGTTCTAGGTTATTACACTATTATATATTTTGGCGGAACACAAATGGCCGCCATTTTTGTGGCCATTGCAGTAGCCGTCACCTCACTCGCAACCAAGAGCAGGATCCTGGTAGATCTAAAATTACTCAACACCCGAATTGCCTATGTACTTATGGCGGGAGCTTTGATCTCTGATACGCTCGCATTGGTAATTTTCGCCGGGATTATTAGCTATGTAGATGCAGGGAGTATCGATACCCTGGGGCTGGCGTGGGTTGCTGGAAAAGCTATTCTATTCTTCATATTTACTGCGCTTGCAGGAATTTATTTGTTGCCATTATTGGGTAAATACTTGATGAAAGCAAATATTAACAGCCGCACCCTTCATTTTACCCTGATTTTAATTATTGTTCTCGGTTTTTCAGAATTGGCAGAAGTAGCCGGTTTACATAGTATTTTAGGGGCATTTATGGCTGGTTTATTTATTAGAGATGGTGTGTTTAATAGGCAGATTTCAAAAGATATTAACCACATATTTCACGATATTTCTATAGGATTTTTAGCTCCTATTTTCTTTGTTTCGGCAGGGTTTAATGTGACTTTGGAAGTTTTTCAAACAGATCTTGCAATGTTAATCGTAGTGACACTTATGGCAATGGTAGGAAAAATTGTGGGTACTGCCTTATTCTATCTTCCAAGCGGCTATGGTTGGCGAGAAGGAATTACTGTAGGAACCGGAATGAACGGTCGTGGTGCGGTAGAAATCATTATCGCGGGAATAGGCTTACAAATGGGAATAATTACTTCAGAAATCTTTTCTATCCTGGTTTTTATGGCAATTTTCACCACCCTTACAGTTCCGCTTTTTCTAACCTGGACCACCACCTGGCTTAGAAACCGTGGCGAATTGGTGCATCAGGAATCCAGGGAGGGATATATTATTTTAGGAGCTAACCCACTAGGATTATATCTTGCAAAGCATCTTAAAGATAAAAATGAAGTATTAATTATAGATGCTAACCGGGAAATGGTTGCTGAAGCTAAAAATCAAGGTTTCGATAGTATGTATGGGAATGTTTTGAAAGAAGAAACCCTTGAAGATGCAAAAGCTATTGAAAAAGGGACATTTATCGCTCTTACCGGAAATAGTGAAATAAACTTTTTGGCCGCTCAATTAGCCGACGATGCATTTTATATTCCAAAGAAAATAGTGCTGGTATCCCCAAGTGAAACCGGTGCCGATGTAGATATGCTCGATAAAATTAATGCAACTTCACTTTTTGCCAATAAAACTGAACTTAAACCCTGGGCCAGAAAAATAACAAATGGAGATTTTGAAGAAAAAACTCAAACCATTAAGGAGGAAATTTCTACACGAGATTGGGTGAAAAAACATAAAGATGATAAAAATTCTATCCTACCCTTTTTTGTTATTAATGCTGAAGGTGTGAAGAGGCCGTTTCATTATAACGATATTATCGAAGAGAATGAAAAAGTGCTCTATTTAGAATAA
- a CDS encoding type II toxin-antitoxin system RelE/ParE family toxin, translating to MAFSVKFLAEVKTDLAEAKKYYLKKGGTLLSEDFKAEINSEIDYIRKFPEHYQVQYQNLRRALVTKFPYAIFYQISENTLIIFAILHTSQEYKKAYKRSK from the coding sequence ATGGCTTTTTCGGTAAAATTCTTAGCTGAAGTTAAAACCGATTTGGCGGAAGCTAAAAAATACTACTTAAAAAAAGGAGGAACTTTACTTTCAGAAGATTTTAAAGCAGAAATAAATTCTGAAATCGATTATATCCGCAAATTCCCTGAACATTACCAAGTTCAATACCAAAATCTAAGGCGAGCTCTCGTTACAAAATTTCCCTATGCTATTTTCTATCAAATTTCAGAGAACACTTTGATCATTTTCGCAATTCTTCATACAAGTCAGGAATATAAAAAAGCATATAAAAGAAGTAAGTAA